CGGTCGCACGATAATCTTCGAGCTTGGCAAGTGCCGCCGCCGGAAGTGTCGTGTTGTCGGCGTCATTGATTCCAAGAGCGAGCACGACCAACATGTAATCGTCCAGATCGTAACCGGCCAATGGGTCGGTTGCATCTTCGTCGGTCATCGTAACGCTGAAATCGAGGTTGAGTGTTGGGCTAGCAAGAGCTATGTTCCACCATTCGCCAACGCCGCGTGTGCCGCCGTCGCATGGCGTCGCGCCGTTGTCCCAGTCAACAACTAGAATGTCGAATGTATCGGCGATAGTTTGCGAAGTAGCTTCCTGGTTGCCAACGAGTGGCGAGAAGAAAGACTCGGCATCATATTTGACTGCAACATCGTAGTAGTAGGCCGTGCCGTCATCGATCATGTCGTCGGAATATCCGACGGCAGGAGCCGCTACCTTCGCAACAATGCTAACCGTCGGAAGCGTAACGTCCGTGAACGGCATTTCCGAACGATAGACGTAATAGGTGTCTGCAAACGCGCATGTCGTTCCCGGTTCGGTCCAAACGAGATCGATAGCGAGCGCTTCCGTCGTCGGGCGCACAACCGTTTCACCAGTTGCACTGAATGCTGTAACCGGTTCGAGGTAGCAAAGCGAAACATCGACCGTCTCGTCGGCGATCATGTAGATGCTATCTACCGTGACCGTCTTGTGATACGGCGCGGAAACGGTGATTGAATAATAACCGTGAGCGAGGTCAACAAAGTTCACAACGCCGCTCGAGGGTGTAGTTTCCGTTCCAACACCAACAAGCTGAACCGTCGCACCGGATTCATCAGTTCCATGCGCAAGATCGACTTCGACGCGAAGGCTGACTGAAGCCGGTAAAAGATTGAGGTTAAGACCGGTTACGCCCTCGCGGGGAACATTAACCGTGGTGCAAGCCTCAACATAACCTGAATACTGAGCACATATAGTGTGAAGACCGATGAGAACATCGACACTGAATTCACCAAGAGAATCTGTGGTAACTCCAGCCGCTGTGCCATCGACATAAATCGCGATGGCTTCGGTGGGCGTGCCGCTGAGGCTCGCAATACCGGAAACCGCAACCGGAACCTGAATGAGGTTATGGTCGATCTCGACATCCGTGGAAGTAACCGTGAAGGTTGTGTCCCATAGCGGATATGCCGGGTAGCTAAGCGTCAATGTATAGGTCCCGGAAGGAACGCATGGGAAGTTATAAGCTCCACCACTAAGCGTGTTCATCTGGAACGAATCAGCTTCGCTCGCTGAAATTACGAGAACATTAACGCCGGTCATGGCCATGCCGTCAACACTAATAACACCATAAACCATCTGGCAAGGCGGATAGACGGTAACATCGTTGACAACCGTTTCGCCGGAAACCGTGCCGCAGACTGTGTCTACAACCGGAGTCCAGAGACCGTAAGTGTATGTTAATTCGATACATCCGAGCGGAAGGCCAGTAAAGCCATAGTCGCCGGTAGAGTCGGTCTCGACCCACGAGCCACCAGTAACCGCAACGCGAACGCCGCTGTTGTTGTCTTCGCCAAACACGCTAACCGTGCCTGAGATGTTGAAATTCTCAACTATAACTTCTGATGGATAATCTACAGAGACCCATAGGAATTGAGTGTTGCTATTATATACAATAGAAGTTTCATCGCTGAAAACCGACCATGTAGAGTCGTTATAAGGTCTCGCCGGCATCGGATCGACAACGGACAGGACTTTGTAATAAACATCAACACGATCATCGCTGAAGATCGGCGCGCTGGGGTTCCACTCTACTGCCACAGACATATCTCCTGCAACAGCAGCTACTTTCCAGAGGCCTCCAAGTTCGCAATTATTGCGAACATCGGCAACGAGGCGATCATATGGTGCAGACTCGGAAGTCGCGAAATGATAACCGGAGGCCGATGGGCTCGGCGGAGGAAGTATTTCATCTGTGCCAAGATCGAAAGTTGCGCTGGCTTCTTCATCCATACCAAACATAATGGCTTCTACACCGCCGGTATAGGTGAAAGTAAGGTCGAGCGTAAATTCTGGGCCACAGGCAATTGAACCTGTTCTAAACGTCCAGATTTTGTGTCTGTGATTTGGAACCGGTGCATTGTCATCGACATGAAGATCGACAGTATAAGAAGCGAGGTCTGACCACCCCAATGCTGGAATGTAGGAGATATGATATCCGCCGGAAATCGGGGAAATCGAATAATCTACAACAGCCAAACCACCGATAGTTAGCGAGAAAGAAGACATATCAACGCCACTACCAAAATCAACAACATCGAAGCAAAGCGGAGCGGTAACATCGGCACCGTCACCCTCGTGAGTGATGTTAAGAACTACTGGTGCAGTGGTATCTTCGCCGCCACCCGGAAGCATACGGATAAATACCTGCTGATCACCATCGAATTCGGCAGTGCTATAAAGCTCCATAAGAGTGTAATCACCACTCGATGGGAACATTCCTCTTTCAACTACAGCAAACTCGAAGGTAGCGCCGGCGCCGGAAAGAGGCATTGCGTCGTTATTCCATGCAAGAACAAGATTCTCGTCTGGTTCAAAGACATCGACAATCCACTCTTTGATGCCATAATCGGCTTCCTTAATATCGGTCGAAAGGGCAGTGATTGAGGGATGAGTCGGGTCCATGATCGGGAAATAACCGCGAGCACGGCCGGGAATCAAGAACTGAGGAACATCGATGCCTGCATCGTAATACTCTGAACCTTCGGTGTCTAAACCGATCCATAGGTTCGTAGAAGCAGTATCTCCATCATCGAAGGAATGAGCGATAAGTTGATATGTAAATTCCGGAAGATCGCCGGGAGCCTTGGTTCTGAACATCCAGTTGGTGTCGGCATCATTCGGAATATCAGCTAAATCAGCGGCTTCGACCTCTACAGTATACCAAGTGGAATAAGCCATTCCGCCCGGAAGACAATAATCAATAGAATACCTATTGAGGCCGGTGCCGAGTTCAGTAACAGTATAATCGTCGCGAGGAATAACAACATCGTTGACCGTAAGGACAATAGTGCTGGAATCTACGCCGCGCTCGTTGTCACGAATAGAAACATATATGCAACGATCGATATCTACTGTTGTATCATTTTCCACTGGATCGAAGTTGTAGAACTGTGGAGGATCTTCGTCTTCGATGTATTCAGTAGTAGTGAATGTGACCTCTACAGGTTCTACCATGCAATTTGCAGGCTCATATAGGTCACATGCTGTTACCGAGTAGCTAATAATTGTAAGTTCAGGCCATAGACCGGAAGTGTCAACTGGAGCTAAACTTGCTCGATATCCACCTACTATCGGCGTCCAAACTACAGACATGGAAACATCGACTGGAGTTGTCTCGGTATCGTTCCAAATCATCACTACTATAGAAGTAGGATCCACACCGATGATATCATCTTTGACGTCGAATTGAATCGGATCATCGAGACCGATTCCTGCTTCGCCGTCTAGTGGGTTGAAACCGGTTACGTATGGTGGTTCATCGTCGAGCATGGCTTCAGGCATAAAGCGAACAACCGCATCTTCGATGGGTCCAAACGCAAATTCCTCTACGGTTGATATTTCAACCCAATCACCTGCGTCTATATCATCAATATCATCAATGATAGACTTTGATGCGATAGAATAAACACCAACATCAGGAATAGTTGTAGTATCCCATGTTGCTAATCTGTCATCTAGGCCATAATAACCCTCTACACGCATAATCCAATATTTATAATCGGGCGGAGAATCGAATCCGCGGATGTCAGCCGAGAGCTTAGGATACGTAGCACTGGCTAACGGGAAAAAAGCGCCCCTGCCATCTGGCGGAGTGAAATACGGCACATCAAGATACGCATCATAATCATCGGTAGCTCCAGCGGAGACTCCGAAGGTTAAATCGTAAGATGCCCCAACTTCGGGCTCAATCGCCACCGTATAGGACCAACTCTGGGCTAGGGCCAGTCCCGCAAGCAACATAATTGTTGCGGAAAGAAATACAAGCTTGCCTTTAAACATATGGCTTACCCCTTTCTTAAGAATGTTTTTTCGAAAATTACTTTCAATTTTGTTCAATAAACCGACAAAAAAATAAAATAAAATAATTCGAGATGGACGGCCCCTCGAAGGGACCGTCCATCTTTTAATAAGTTTTTACTTCATTAGAGCCATTTTTGCAGTAGCCTTGAAGCTACCAGCATCAAGCTTGTAGAAGTAAATACCTGTTGGAACTGGCTTGCCTTCGGAGTCTGTTCCGTCCCAGACAACCGATCTATAGCCGGCTTCAACTTCACCGCTCACGAGTGTCGTCACCTTCTGGCCGAGAACACTGTAAACCTCGAGGCTAACCTCGCTGTTAACAGGAATCTCGTAGCTGATGACTGTTGTCGCGTTGAACGGGTTCGGGAGGTTCTGGCAAAGAGCGAACGCTTCCGGAATCGCGACTCTGTTGGCAACCATCTTATGGGTACCCGGCGTGACATTGATCACGCTGCCGTCAACGACGGTTGCACCTTCATAAGAGAGTGTCCATTCAGAAGTCGAGAGTTCGACGGTGGCTGTGAACGCCGCATCGGCAGTGACATCCCATGTAATGGTATTGTCAACCGCACGATAGTCGGTGTCTAAGCCGTTAGCGAGCTCGATTGTGCCAGTGCCCGGGCGAACGGGGATCGCATAGTGGTCAATCGCGCGATCGAAGTCCGAAGTCGCTCCATTAGCAGCACCAAAGGTGACTGTCGCGTTATCGGCAACAAGTCTTCCGGTGAAGATAGGCTCGATCTTGGAATCTTTGATCGTGTAAACAACCTTGCGTCCGGGATCTCCGGGAACATCGAGAACACATTCTTCTAGAGCCATCACAAGATGGCCGCGGCAATGTGTAAGTGTGTTAGTGGTGACATAGTCAACACCGCAGTCATACACTCTGGTTTCCGTAGCATCGACAGCATCCGGAGGAGTCGTATGCGGAGTTGCGAAGTCGGTGTTAATCCAAGTTGCACCGATGAGGTTCCAACCAGGAACCAGATCGACGGAGAAGGACTCGACCGGAACACCGCAAATCTCGACCTCAGTCTCGATGGAAGGATAGATTGCGAGGCCCTCGCCTGCGACCAGAAGGTCGGCGGGCGGAACTGCCACGTAATCGCCATCAACCATGCGATATACTGTCATACCCGGGAACATATCTCCAACGGTCGGAACCGGATCTGGCATAACACTGATGCCAATGAGGTTCCAGTCCGTGCAGAGAGTGTAGGTGCAGCAATGTTCCTCAGGAACAACGGTTATCCCGACGGTCGTAGCATTGCCAGCCAAATCGTAGGCTGTAACATTTACTAGATCGCTTGGTTCCGGAGAAACGCCAACCCACGGAGTGGAAGAAACCGCACCAGCTGGATCGACCCACATTGTGTCGCCTAGCATTGCGCCATCTCCATCGGTAACGATTATATAGACATAACCGTTTCCACCCATATCCGTGTAGTTGTCACCAAGGTAGTTATCATCGAACGCGCCGGTGAAGCCCGTGAAGGTCTCGCCGGTAGCGACGATTAAGGCGTCATCGATAATTGGATCTTCGATGTCAACGAGAACAAACTTGCCAATAGCTTCGCTTTCAAGAGCTTCGCCATAATCAAGTATGTTACCAGCAGCGTCGCGGCCCTTCACGAGAAGGCGAGCGATACCCTGCGCATCGAGTCCCTCTGGCTCTCCAGCAACATCCCACTCATAGGCATAGACGTCATCACTGAAGAAGTCGAGTTTATCATCGAAGGTGTAGGCAACCGCTGCATCGTCGTAAGACGAAGGACTTGCGGGAGCCATATAATCCGGCTGACGCCAGAAGTTATTATGAATGTCATATTCATCGCGATCGTCATCCCAGAGCCTGGACTCTAGATGGTCATTAGGATCGTCATACATGCCATAAATCGGCATACCGTCGATCGTAAGTCTCATCATATCCCACATTCTGGTATAGACATATTCGCTGTAGTTGTAGTAAGCAACCGGGTCACCTGAAGCGGCTGGATCGAACATCGTCTCGTCCCAATCGAACATCAGGTTGAATCTACCCTCGTTAACGACCCAGATGTATTCCTCTCCTGGATAGTCAATCGGGTTGACAGCACGGAACGGAACCGTGGAATCGTCCCTAAGCATATCGACGGAGTAGGAAGGATCGTAGGTGTCGAGGAGAATGTAGCCAACATGATCCCAATCGTGGAAATCTTCGCTGACTTCACTCCAAGTGTGTTCAGTAGCAACAATCTTGACCAAACCATCGTAACGGTTATCTTGATCGTCAACTGTCCACTTATAGACCCAGAAGTTTCTTTCACCAACCATATAAATATCAGTGCTATCGAGCCTGACCATGATTTCCGGGTTAGAGCCGGAAATATCGCCACCCCAATAGTCTGCGATATGAAGGTCGATGTATTCTACATGAATATCAGTCGGCATGACCTCGAGGAGGACATACAGGCTGTCACCCGGGTAACCGCCGGTTTCCGTATATGGATGCATAAGCGGATCGCTGGAGGTGTAGTCCGGGTTATTAAAGGTTGTAACTTGAATAATCGGGTGGAAGTCCTCTACACGGTAGAAATCTGGAAGTGTATCGATGGAACCGATAGCATCGGCGTCGATCCAACCCCAAGTCGGCCAATCAGGCCATTCGTTTTCCATGCCAGAGAGCCACCACGGGAAGATGTCATCAGAGTTCTCGACAGCCGAGAAATTCTGGGAAACAGACATCAGAGCATCTTCGAGATCCGCGCCACGAGCGACGAACGGAGGACGAAGGATGGTGAGTGTATCTTCATCAAAGAAGTCGAACTCACAATCTCTGTGGTAGTAGGTCCAGTATTCTTCGATACTATCGCCATACTCGATCACATTGTGAATAGCGTCGAATGATTTCCAGCTAACTGTCCACATTCCGGGTGGTAATCCTTCTGGATTCTCATATTCGAGACAGATAATAGAATCAGATGGATCATAGTAGAGAGGAGCAGATGCACCGACTGGCGCGAAATAATCCTCGGTGGCGGAATCCGGCCACAATGAGTAGTTGGTTCCGTCGATAAGGCTATGGAGCCAAATGGTCATCTTATCGATTTGCTCGAGTCTCTGATTATCATCATTGCTCCAGCATATCTTGAGTTTAGTGGAGCCATACGGGAGAACTGTATGTTCACCGTGAATGACTTCGCCGCCACCCAAGTAAGTCATGACTGGATCAATGCGTTTGTTGTCTATGAGAACATTGAGTTTCTTGGTGGTCAAGAACGGATCGATTGGACGGAATCTGCTGTATGCCTCCATTACTATATGGAGATACATCTCGTTATCGGAGTAGAGCGTAGGAGCTCCACCGAGCGAGGCATAATACTCGTGAAGAATATCAATATCATCCGTCGGTATGGCGATCCAAGAAGTATCGCCTTCGATCCATATGTTATCCGAATACATGTTGTCTTCAACCCAATGATAGGTGTAGCCAGTTGTAAGCGTCGTTCCTGCCACAAATGGCTCGGTACTCCACCACAACTTGAACACAACTGAATCGGTTTCGGCTAGCGTGTTATCCCAG
The sequence above is drawn from the bacterium genome and encodes:
- a CDS encoding T9SS type A sorting domain-containing protein: MFKGKLVFLSATIMLLAGLALAQSWSYTVAIEPEVGASYDLTFGVSAGATDDYDAYLDVPYFTPPDGRGAFFPLASATYPKLSADIRGFDSPPDYKYWIMRVEGYYGLDDRLATWDTTTIPDVGVYSIASKSIIDDIDDIDAGDWVEISTVEEFAFGPIEDAVVRFMPEAMLDDEPPYVTGFNPLDGEAGIGLDDPIQFDVKDDIIGVDPTSIVVMIWNDTETTPVDVSMSVVWTPIVGGYRASLAPVDTSGLWPELTIISYSVTACDLYEPANCMVEPVEVTFTTTEYIEDEDPPQFYNFDPVENDTTVDIDRCIYVSIRDNERGVDSSTIVLTVNDVVIPRDDYTVTELGTGLNRYSIDYCLPGGMAYSTWYTVEVEAADLADIPNDADTNWMFRTKAPGDLPEFTYQLIAHSFDDGDTASTNLWIGLDTEGSEYYDAGIDVPQFLIPGRARGYFPIMDPTHPSITALSTDIKEADYGIKEWIVDVFEPDENLVLAWNNDAMPLSGAGATFEFAVVERGMFPSSGDYTLMELYSTAEFDGDQQVFIRMLPGGGEDTTAPVVLNITHEGDGADVTAPLCFDVVDFGSGVDMSSFSLTIGGLAVVDYSISPISGGYHISYIPALGWSDLASYTVDLHVDDNAPVPNHRHKIWTFRTGSIACGPEFTLDLTFTYTGGVEAIMFGMDEEASATFDLGTDEILPPPSPSASGYHFATSESAPYDRLVADVRNNCELGGLWKVAAVAGDMSVAVEWNPSAPIFSDDRVDVYYKVLSVVDPMPARPYNDSTWSVFSDETSIVYNSNTQFLWVSVDYPSEVIVENFNISGTVSVFGEDNNSGVRVAVTGGSWVETDSTGDYGFTGLPLGCIELTYTYGLWTPVVDTVCGTVSGETVVNDVTVYPPCQMVYGVISVDGMAMTGVNVLVISASEADSFQMNTLSGGAYNFPCVPSGTYTLTLSYPAYPLWDTTFTVTSTDVEIDHNLIQVPVAVSGIASLSGTPTEAIAIYVDGTAAGVTTDSLGEFSVDVLIGLHTICAQYSGYVEACTTVNVPREGVTGLNLNLLPASVSLRVEVDLAHGTDESGATVQLVGVGTETTPSSGVVNFVDLAHGYYSITVSAPYHKTVTVDSIYMIADETVDVSLCYLEPVTAFSATGETVVRPTTEALAIDLVWTEPGTTCAFADTYYVYRSEMPFTDVTLPTVSIVAKVAAPAVGYSDDMIDDGTAYYYDVAVKYDAESFFSPLVGNQEATSQTIADTFDILVVDWDNGATPCDGGTRGVGEWWNIALASPTLNLDFSVTMTDEDATDPLAGYDLDDYMLVVLALGINDADNTTLPAAALAKLEDYRATGGKKIIVEGPDFGADYDGEDFFDNMNLNLVNDGSPDFNVAYFWGTPVLWGNPAIPYMAAEYDSAGDADHLVDVLATTNIGITPPVGFDQDSIPRIFFYNGPSQAMVGAIYLGGIVDPVVTQLRAASAYLWKLGIENDYIKQVDNKRPTDMAILGAYPNPFNPVTTVKFDVSEASNVGLSVYDITGKRVETLVDLVLNPGTYSTTWDASGMTSGVYFIRMISGGKNSTTKITLMK